The following proteins are co-located in the Anaerohalosphaeraceae bacterium genome:
- a CDS encoding PEP-CTERM sorting domain-containing protein yields the protein MKSRIFMVLGILCVATMSVQASTVAYWRFEEGPDRAQVSHGGMPDGVFYEGTADSSGNGYGLSVWTEGWAGYEYRSDVGISYIPLTGQPNQFAVKNTGGYPTLFTSPDAEIRTITPSAFTIEATFKLENGGWRTIVGRDSRGAYAGNPDLAALYFQATPGNRLAIKFCDVSGYWHEAVSAENVFTGFDWGTNPDGIGVPWYSMAAVSDGSTLSLYLLQIGAGTGWQLIAQTDISASGSPNTALTMGQGSGNDWIAGTWTVGRGMYAGGHTDRAYGFLDEVRISDTALSVSEFLIPEPASIVLVGLGALGLLRRSK from the coding sequence ATGAAAAGCAGGATTTTTATGGTATTGGGCATTTTGTGTGTGGCGACGATGTCAGTGCAGGCATCGACAGTTGCGTACTGGCGGTTTGAGGAAGGCCCGGACCGGGCTCAGGTTTCACACGGCGGGATGCCGGACGGCGTATTTTATGAAGGAACGGCTGACAGCTCCGGCAACGGCTATGGTCTTTCTGTGTGGACGGAAGGGTGGGCTGGATACGAATATCGCAGCGATGTGGGGATTTCCTACATTCCTCTGACGGGCCAGCCGAATCAGTTTGCCGTCAAGAACACCGGCGGATATCCCACGCTGTTTACCAGTCCGGATGCCGAGATACGAACCATTACCCCTTCGGCTTTTACCATTGAGGCGACCTTTAAGCTGGAAAACGGCGGCTGGCGGACGATTGTAGGACGCGACAGCCGCGGGGCATATGCAGGAAATCCTGACCTGGCGGCCCTGTATTTCCAGGCAACTCCCGGCAACCGGCTGGCGATTAAGTTCTGCGATGTGTCCGGCTATTGGCATGAAGCGGTGTCTGCCGAGAACGTTTTTACCGGTTTTGACTGGGGGACAAATCCGGACGGCATCGGGGTTCCGTGGTACAGCATGGCAGCGGTGAGCGACGGTTCGACGCTTTCTCTGTATCTGCTTCAGATTGGGGCCGGCACCGGCTGGCAGCTGATTGCTCAGACGGATATTTCCGCCAGCGGAAGTCCGAATACAGCCCTGACGATGGGACAGGGCAGCGGAAATGACTGGATTGCCGGCACGTGGACAGTCGGCCGCGGGATGTATGCCGGTGGTCATACGGACCGGGCGTACGGGTTCCTGGATGAGGTTCGCATTTCGGATACGGCTCTGTCGGTCAGCGAGTTTCTGATTCCGGAACCGGCCAGCATTGTTTTGGTAGGGTTGGGTGCACTGGGGCTGCTTCGCCGCAGCAAGTAA